The following are from one region of the Stigmatopora argus isolate UIUO_Sarg chromosome 9, RoL_Sarg_1.0, whole genome shotgun sequence genome:
- the LOC144082362 gene encoding tyrosine-protein kinase ITK/TSK-like, translating to MSSTVILDGIMIKMSQQKKRISPSNYKKRFFVLDTQELKYSECRPGRKPILKGCIKLCSIKCVDMVFTYLPSPCEFKYPFQVFHGKHFLYIFAPDKDCRLRWVHALKEETKNNNLVEKYHPQLWMNGKWRCCEQSEKLAKGCVVYDPVDCGSKKTLPAIPDLEIERLSDGVHRIAIALQNYTPSGDRELALRKDAEYTLTDSSHPDWCYVRDERGNTGFVPRIHLSEISGKNFERFEWYSKNISRGEAENVLFKEGKEGAFVVRNSRQTGVYTVSVFTKASGRSTGEKQPCVKHYQIRRTETGESSFYLAEKYLFSTIPELIHYHQHNAAGLITRLRHPVTQKDCCSQIIAHGSKDEREVDPDELTFGQELGRGQFGRVLWGEWREKKVALKLIKEDCMSNEDLKEEAKIMIKFNHSKLVQLYGVCTQRSPMCLVLEFMENGCLSDYLRAKMGHLSQDTMLGMCLDVTEGMAYLETSNFIHRDLAARNCLVSKSNVVKLSDFGMTRYVLDDQYTSSMCSKFPIKWSAPEVVNYCKFSSKSDVWSFGVLMWEVYTEGRRPYENQSNAQVVESLNAGMRLLKPRLAPDAVYLLMDWCWKERPVDRPSFALLLHELSELTKC from the exons ATGTCTTCAACAGTAATTCTGGATggaataatgataaaaatgtctcAGCAAAAGAAAAGAATATCTCCAAGCAACTACAAGAAGAGATTTTTCGTGTTGGACACACAGGAATTGAAGTATTCTGAGTGTCGTCCTGGA AGAAAGCCAATACTCAAAGGTTGCATAAAGCTGTGCAGCATTAAGTGTGTAGATATGGTCTTTACTTATCTCCCCAGTCCATGTGAATTCAAATACCCCTTCCAG GTCTTTCATGGCAAACATTTCCTTTACATTTTTGCCCCAGACAAAGATTGTCGTCTGAGATGGGTCCATGCTCTTAAAGAAG AGACAAAGAATAACAATTTGGTTGAAAAATATCACCCACAACTCTGGatgaatggaaaatggagatgttGCGAACAGTCAGAGAAACTGGCAAAGGGTTGTGTTGTATATGATCCTGTTGATTGTG GTTCTAAAAAAACACTTCCCGCTATCCCAGATTTAGAG ATTGAACGTTTAAGTGACGGAGTGCATCGGATAGCTATTGCATTGCAGAACTACACTCCATCTGGAGATAGAGAGCTGGCACTTCGGAAAGACGCGGAGTACACCCTGACAGACAGTTCCCACCCTGACTGGTGTTATGTTCGAGATGAAAGGGG CAACACAGGGTTTGTGCCCAGGATACACCTATCAGAAATATCAGGGAAGAACTTTGAGAGATTTGA aTGGTACAGCAAGAACATTTCCAGAGGGGAAGCAGAAAATGTGTTATTCAAAGAG GGAAAGGAGGGTGCATTTGTGGTTCGAAATTCAAGACAGACAGGGGTCTACACAGTGTCAGTCTTCACCAAAGCATCTGG TAggtccactggggagaaacaaccgtgtgtaaaACATTACCAAATCAGGCGAACAGAAACAGGAGAGTCTTCATTTTACTTGGCAGAGAAGTATCTGTTTAGCACCATTCCTGAACTGATTCATTACCACCAACACAATGCTGcag GTCTGATTACGCGTCTCAGACACCCTGTCACTCAAAAAGATTGCTGTTCCCAGATAATTGCTCATGGATCCAAAG ATGAGAGGGAGGTGGACCCTGATGAACTCACTTTTGGCCAAGAATTAGGCAGGGGACAGTTTGGGAGGGTGTTGTGGGGGGAATGGAGGGAGAAGAAAGTAGCATTGAAGTTGATTAAAGAAGACTGCATGTCAAATGAAGACTTGAAAGAAGAAGCAAAAATCATGAT AAAATTCAACCACTCGAAGCTTGTTCAGCTCTATGGTGTATGCACCCAGCGTTCTCCCATGTGTTTGGTTTTGGAGTTTATGGAGAACGGCTGTCTATCCGATTACCTGCGGGCAAAAATGGGGCATTTATCCCAGGACACAATGTTGGGGATGTGTCTGGATGTCACTGAAGGGATGGCTTACTTGGAGACGTCTAACTTCATACACAGGGATCTG GCTGCCAGGAACTGCCTAGTTTCAAAGAGCAATGTGGTTAAATTGTCTGATTTTGGCATGACCAG ATATGTTCTTGATGATCAGTACACAAGCTCCATGTGCTCCAAGTTTCCTATCAAGTGGTCGGCACCAGAAGTTGTGAACTATTGCAAATTCAGCAGCAAATCTGATGTCTGGTCCTTTG GTGTTCTCATGTGGGAAGTCTATACAGAAGGCCGGCGACCTTATGAGAACCAATCAAATGCACAGGTGGTAGAGTCTCTGAATGCTGGCATGAGACTGCTTAAGCCAAGGCTGGCACCAGATGCTGTATATCTGCTGATGGACTGGTGCTGGAAAGAG AGACCAGTGGACCGTCCATCCTTTGCATTGTTGCTCCATGagctttctgaacttacaaaatgTTGA
- the LOC144082627 gene encoding cytoplasmic FMR1-interacting protein 2, producing MTTHVTLEDALSNVDLLEELPLPDQQPCIEPPPSSIMYQANFDTNFEDRNAFVTGIARYIEQATVHSSMNEMLEEGHEYAVMLYTWRSCSRAIPQVKCNEQPNRVEIYEKTVEVLEPEVTKLMKFMYFQRKAIERFCSEVKRLCHAERRKDFVSEAYLLTLGKFINMFAVLDELKNMKCSVKNDHSAYKRAAQFLRKMADPQSIQESQNLSMFLANHNRITQCLHQQLEVIPGYEELLADIVNICVDYYENKMYLTPSEKHMLLKVMGFGLYLMDGNVSNIYKLDAKKRINLSKIDKFFKLQVVPLFGDMQIELSRYIETSAHYEENKSKWTCMQSSVSPQYNLCEQMVQIREDHIRFISELARYSNSEVVTGSGLDSQKSDEEYRELFDLSLRGLQLLSKWSTHVMEVYSWKLVHPTDKFCNKDCPGTAEEYERATRYNYTSEEKFALVEVIAMIKGLQVLMGRMESVFNQAIRNTIYAALQDFAQMTLREPLRQAVRKKKNVLISVLQAIRKTVCDWEGAREPPNDPCLRGEKDPKGGFDIKVPRRAVGPSSTQLYMVRTMLESLIADKSGSKKTLRSSLDGPIVVAIEDFHKQSFFFTHLLNFSEALQQCCDLSQLWFREFFLELTMGRRIQFPIEMSMPWILTDHILETKEPSMMEYVLYPLDLYNDSGYYALTKFKKQFLYDEIEAEVNLCFDQFVYKLADQIFAYYKAMSGSVLLDKRFRAECKNYGVIIPYPPSNRYETLLKQRHVQLLGRSIDLNRLITQRISAAMYKSLDHAISRFESEDLTSIVELEWLLEINRLTHRLLSKHMTLDSFDAMFREANHNVSAPYGRITLHVFWELNFDFLPNYCYNGSTNRFVRTAIPFTQEPQRDKPANVQPYYLYGSKPLNIAYSHIYSSYRNFVGPPHFKTICRLLGYQGIAVVMEELLKIVKSLLQGTILQYVKTLIEVMPKICRLPRHEYGSPGILEFFHHQLKDIIEYAELKTDVFQSLREVGNAILFCLLIEQALSQEEVCDLLHAAPFQNILPRVYIKEGERLEVRMKRLEAKYAPLHLVPLIERLGTPQQIAIAREGDLLTKERLCCGLSMFEVILTRIRSFLQDGVWRGPPPTNGVMHVDECMEFHRLWSAMQFVYCIPVGTHEFTAEQCFGDGLNWAGCAVIVLLGQQRRFDLFDFCYHLLKVQRQDGKDEIIKNVPLKKMADRIRKYQILNNEIFAILNKYMKAVETDSSTVEHVRCFQPPIHQSLATTC from the exons ATGACTACACATGTGACCCTCGAGGATGCCCTGTCCAACGTGGACTTGCTGGAAGAGCTGCCCCTCCCAGACCAGCAGCCATGCATTGAACCCCCTCCCTCCTCCATTATGTACCAG GCCAATTTTGACACCAACTTTGAAGATAGGAATGCCTTTGTTACTGGTATAGCTCGTTATATTGAGCAAGCTACAGTCCACTCCAGCATG AATGAAATGTTAGAGGAAGGACATGAGTATGCTGTGATGCTTTATACTTGGAGAAGCTGCTCTAGAGCTATTCCGCAG GTAAAATGCAATGAGCAACCCAACAGAGTTGAGATCTACGAAAAAACAGTGGAGGTGTTGGAGCCTGAGGTCACCAAGCTCATGAAGTTTATGTACTTCCAA AGGAAGGCCATAGAACGTTTTTGTAGCGAAGTGAAGCGTCTCTGCCATGCTGAGAGGAGGAAAGATTTTGTTTCCGAAGCCTATCTGCTTACTCTGGGCAAATTTATCAACATGTTTGCTGTACTGGACGAATTAAAAAACATGAAGTGTAGCGTAAAGAACGATCATTCAGCTTACAAAAG GGCTGCTCAGTTTCTGAGGAAGATGGCTGACCCTCAGTCCATTCAGGAGTCTCAGAATCTTTCAATGTTCCTTGCCAACCATAACAGGATCACACAG TGCCTGCACCAACAGCTGGAAGTGATTCCAGGTTACGAGGAGCTTTTGGCAGATATTGTCAACATCTGCGTAGATTATTATGagaacaaaatgtatttgactCCAAGTGAGAAACACATGCTACTTAAG GTGATGGGGTTTGGGCTGTACTTGATGGATGGTAATGTGAGTAATATCTACAAACTAGATGCCAAAAAGAGAATTAACCTCAGCAAGATTGACAAGTTCTTTAAA CTTCAAGTTGTGCCACTGTTTGGAGATATGCAGATAGAATTATCCCGCTACATTGAAACAAGTGCTCACTATGAGGAAAACAAGTCCAA gtggacgtgcATGCAGAGCAGCGTTTCACCACAATACAACCTGTGTGAGCAGATGGTGCAGATCAGGGAAGACCACATTCGATTCATCTCAGAGTTAGCACGCTATAGCAACAGTGAAGTGGTAACGGGCTCTGGCCTCGACAGTCAAAAGTCAGATGAGGAATACAGAGAGCTTTTTGACCTCTCACTGAGGGGTCTGCAGTTGTTATCCAAGTGGAGTACACATGTCATGGAAGTT TACTCGTGGAAGTTGGTCCATCCTACAGATAAATTTTGTAATAAGGATTGTCCAGGCACAGCAGAGGAGTATGAGCGAGCCACACGTTATAATTACACTAGTGAGGAGAAATTTGCTCTGGTGGAAGTGATTGCCATGATCAAAGGACTTCAG GTCCTTATGGGAAGAATGGAGTCTGTATTTAATCAGGCCATTCGGAATACCATCTACGCAGCACTTCAGGACTTTGCCCAGATGACCCTCAGGGAGCCTCTTCGCCAGGCTGTGCGCAAGAAGAAGAATGTCCTCATCAG TGTGCTTCAAGCCATTCGAAAGACTGTTTGCGATTGGGAGGGGGCGAGGGAACCTCCAAATGATCCGTGTTTGAGGGGGGAAAAGGATCCTAAAGGAGGTTTTGATATCAAGGTGCCCCGGAGAGCTGTTGGACCTTCTAGCACACAA CTGTACATGGTGCGCACTATGCTGGAGTCATTGATTGCAGACAAGAGTGGTTCCAAAAAGACTCTGCGTAGCAGTCTGGATGGACCGATTGTGGTGGCCATAGAAGACTTCCACAAGCAATCTTTCTTCTTCACACACCTGCTCAATTTTAGTG AGGCTCTGCAGCAGTGTTGTGACCTGTCCCAGCTCTGGTTTAGGGAATTCTTCCTCGAGCTGACCATGGGTCGCAGAATCCAGTTCCCTATTGAGATGTCAATGCCGTGGATCCTCACTGACCACATCCTAGAGACTAAGGAACCTTCAATGATGGA GTATGTGCTGTATCCACTAGATTTGTACAATGACAGTGGCTACTATGCTCTCACTAAGTTCAAGAAACAGTTCCTTTATGATGAAATCGAAGCTGAG GTTAACCTATGCTTTGATCAATTTGTATACAAGTTGGCTGATCAAATATTTGCTTACTATAAAGCAATGTCTGGAAG TGTCTTGCTCGATAAGCGCTTCCGTGCTGAGTGTAAAAACTATGGGGTAATCATACCGTATCCCCCCTCAAACCGCTATGAGACATTACTTAAGCAGCGGCATGTGCAG CTTCTGGGTCGCTCAATTGATTTGAACCGTCTTATCACCCAGAGGATCTCTGCTGCAATGTATAAGTCTCTCGACCATGCCATCAGCCGCTTTGAAAGCGAAGATCTGACTTCTATCGTG gaGTTGGAGTGGCTTTTGGAAATAAATAGACTCACCCACCGGCTTTTGTCCAAGCACATGACCTTGGATAGTTTTGATGCCATGTTCCGTGAGGCCAATCACAACGTCTCAGCTCCCTATGGCCGAATTACACTTCATGTCTTTTGGGAACTGAATTTTGATTTCCTCCCTAATTATTGCTACAACGGCTCCACGAACCG ATTTGTACGTACAGCCATTCCCTTTACCCAGGAGCCTCAGAGAGACAAGCCAGCCAACGTGCAGCCTTACTACCTTTATGGGTCCAAG CCTTTGAACATCGCTTACTCTCACATATACAGCTCCTACAGGAACTTTGTTGGCCCGCCTCACTTCAAGACTATTTGCCGTCTCCTTGGTTACCAAGGCATTGCTGTTGTGATGGAGGAACTGCTTAAGATAGTCAAGAGCTTG TTACAAGGCACGATTCTGCAGTATGTAAAAACCCTTATTGAGGTCATGCCCAAAATCTGCCGCCTACCCCGTCATGAATATGGCTCCCCAG GGATCTTAGAGTTCTTCCACCATCAGCTAAAGGATATTATTGAGTATGCTGAACTCAAGACAGATGTCTTCCAGAGTTTAAGGGAGGTGGGGAACGCAATCCTCTTCTGCCTACTCATCGAGCAAGCTCTG tcccAGGAGGAAGTGTGTGACCTTCTTCATGCTGCcccttttcaaaacattttgccAAGAGTGTACATCAAAG AGGGAGAGCGCCTAGAGGTGAGGATGAAAAGGCTCGAAGCTAAATATGCCCCTCTCCACCTTGTGCCTCTGATTGAGAGGTTGGGAACGCCTCAA CAAATTGCCATTGCACGTGAGGGAGACTTGCTGACCAAAGAGCGTCTCTGTTGCGGCCTTTCGATGTTTGAGGTCATTCTGACACGCATCCGCAGCTTCCTGCAAGATGGGGTGTGGCGTGGACCTCCTCCCACCAATGGTGTCATGCATGTGGATGAGTGCATGGAGTTCCACCGTCTCTGGAGTGCAATGCAATTTGTGTATTGCATCCCGGTGGGCACTCATGAGTTCACAGCAGA GCAATGCTTTGGGGATGGTCTGAACTGGGCCGGCTGTGCTGTTATTGTGCTTTTGGGACAGCAGCGTCGTTTCGATCTCTTTGACTTCTGCTACCACCTGCTCAAAGTCCAAAGACAAGATGGCAAGGATGAGATCATAAAAAATGTG CCACTAAAGAAGATGGCAGACCGCATCAGGAAGTACCAGATCCTTAATAATGAAATCTTTGCTATCCTAAACAAGTACATGAAGGCTGTGGAGACAGACAGTTCCACTGTGGAGCATGTTCGCTGTTTCCAGCCTCCTATACACCAGTCGCTGGCTACCActtgttga